Proteins encoded by one window of Desulfovibrio ferrophilus:
- a CDS encoding queuosine precursor transporter gives MESFDRRAYTLLVSLFIGGLVVAALISSKIITVFGMAVPAGVLAYSLTFAASDVIGEVWGKERAGEAVFCGFATLVMTSALAWLAVSWPGAVFWTNQEAFASVIGNTPRIVAASLIAYAVSQKHDIWLFHLLRQRTKGRHLWLRNNLSTMASQLIDSTIFVTIAFWGILPVGEVILGQWLVKLMIAAIDTPLVYAAVQALRGKTLPATA, from the coding sequence ATGGAATCTTTTGATCGCAGGGCCTACACCCTGCTCGTCAGCCTGTTCATCGGTGGACTCGTTGTCGCCGCCCTGATCTCCAGCAAAATCATCACCGTATTTGGCATGGCAGTACCAGCCGGAGTGCTGGCCTACTCCCTGACCTTCGCCGCGTCCGACGTCATCGGCGAAGTCTGGGGCAAGGAGCGCGCCGGAGAGGCAGTCTTTTGCGGATTCGCCACGCTGGTCATGACCTCGGCGTTGGCCTGGTTGGCCGTATCCTGGCCGGGGGCCGTGTTCTGGACCAATCAGGAGGCCTTTGCAAGCGTCATCGGCAACACCCCGCGCATCGTGGCCGCGTCGCTCATTGCCTACGCGGTGAGCCAGAAGCATGACATATGGCTGTTTCACCTCCTGCGCCAGCGCACGAAAGGCCGCCATCTCTGGCTGCGCAACAACCTCTCCACCATGGCCTCGCAGCTCATTGACTCAACCATCTTCGTGACCATCGCCTTTTGGGGCATCCTGCCCGTGGGCGAGGTCATCCTGGGCCAATGGCTGGTCAAGCTGATGATCGCCGCCATCGACACTCCGCTGGTGTACGCCGCTGTCCAGGCCTTGCGCGGCAAAACTCTCCCGGCGACAGCCTAG
- a CDS encoding PilZ domain-containing protein: protein MPNARSRSRVPGQFEALVICGDRSIPVITDNLSLKGMLCHTGDCSGLEAGTLCTLRLELARDIAVEISASVVRCGEDSLAMNFQDMDAASFAHLRNIVRFASEDADAIDGEVGTSGEV, encoded by the coding sequence ATGCCGAATGCAAGAAGCAGAAGCCGTGTTCCCGGGCAGTTCGAGGCTCTGGTGATTTGTGGTGACCGCTCCATTCCGGTGATTACCGACAACCTGAGCCTCAAGGGCATGCTCTGCCACACCGGAGATTGCTCCGGCCTTGAGGCGGGGACCCTTTGCACCCTGCGTCTGGAACTGGCGCGGGACATCGCCGTGGAAATCAGTGCCTCTGTGGTCCGTTGTGGAGAAGATTCTCTGGCAATGAATTTTCAGGACATGGACGCCGCTTCCTTTGCCCACCTGCGCAATATCGTGCGTTTTGCCAGTGAGGATGCCGATGCCATTGACGGCGAGGTGGGAACCTCAGGCGAAGTCTAA
- a CDS encoding LemA family protein: protein MIEGVSLLVLLTMVALWMIWAHRGLIKAKGEVYTRWAVVEDVLERRDDLIAALSRAVQGHMGRDAQSGARVERLVKRCREAYGAGDVARAEDELLAEVAELLHVLTLSPGAISDPEAADLPGRIARLDAKADEMAQEYNTAATQLNVLVEAFPSRLAARMYGFGRVDYYEPQKPGTRQRGEWI, encoded by the coding sequence ATGATCGAAGGTGTTTCCCTACTGGTGTTGTTGACTATGGTGGCTCTGTGGATGATCTGGGCTCACCGGGGGCTGATCAAGGCCAAGGGCGAGGTCTACACCCGCTGGGCTGTGGTCGAAGATGTTCTGGAACGGCGCGATGACCTGATCGCGGCCTTGTCCAGAGCAGTGCAGGGACATATGGGGCGCGACGCGCAAAGCGGGGCACGAGTGGAACGCCTGGTGAAACGTTGTCGTGAGGCGTATGGTGCCGGAGATGTGGCCCGTGCCGAAGATGAGTTGCTTGCCGAGGTCGCTGAACTGCTGCATGTGTTGACTCTGAGTCCGGGGGCGATCAGTGACCCCGAAGCAGCGGATTTGCCTGGGCGTATCGCCCGGTTGGATGCCAAGGCGGACGAGATGGCGCAGGAATATAACACTGCGGCGACACAACTGAACGTGCTGGTGGAAGCTTTTCCATCACGGCTGGCAGCCCGGATGTACGGGTTTGGACGAGTGGATTATTATGAACCGCAGAAACCAGGCACCCGCCAGCGCGGAGAGTGGATATGA
- a CDS encoding LysE family translocator, whose translation MFGIENYLLFLVAGVLLNITPGPDILYVATRSTCQGRGAGVVSALGITTGGLVHTLAAALGLSAVLMYSATAYEVVRWAGAAYLVYMGLKIILTRNGDDGVGRLSCESLTKVYRQGVLVSILNPKVALFFLSFLPQFAHASSEQFTLQILVLGLTFCCTGCIVMTTVALCFGRINAWASSRPGFRRTQSWVTGGVFLTMGLGLGIAGGRD comes from the coding sequence ATGTTCGGCATTGAGAATTATTTGTTGTTTCTGGTGGCCGGGGTGCTGCTGAATATCACCCCCGGGCCGGACATTTTGTACGTGGCCACGCGTAGCACCTGTCAGGGGCGTGGGGCGGGCGTGGTCTCCGCTTTGGGCATTACCACCGGTGGTTTGGTCCATACTCTGGCTGCGGCCCTGGGCCTGTCTGCTGTGCTGATGTACTCGGCCACGGCCTATGAAGTGGTGCGCTGGGCCGGAGCGGCCTATCTGGTGTACATGGGGTTGAAGATCATTCTGACCCGCAACGGCGACGACGGGGTGGGGCGGCTCAGTTGCGAATCGCTGACCAAGGTCTATCGCCAGGGAGTGTTGGTCAGCATTCTGAACCCCAAGGTGGCGCTGTTCTTTTTGTCGTTTCTGCCGCAGTTTGCCCATGCCTCGTCGGAGCAGTTCACCCTGCAGATTCTGGTACTGGGGCTGACGTTCTGTTGCACGGGCTGCATTGTCATGACCACTGTGGCTTTGTGCTTTGGCCGAATCAATGCCTGGGCATCCTCGCGTCCCGGATTCCGGCGTACCCAATCCTGGGTAACGGGCGGCGTTTTTCTGACCATGGGGCTGGGACTGGGTATTGCCGGAGGGCGGGACTAA
- a CDS encoding tRNA-binding protein: METIDWNDFEKVELRVGTVTRAEVFAEAKIPAHKVWVDFGEDVGELKTSARVTDLYTPEELVGRQVVGVVNFPVKQIGPIRSEFLLTGFPDENGHIVLAVPDKRAPNGSKLA, encoded by the coding sequence ATGGAGACTATAGACTGGAATGATTTCGAGAAGGTCGAACTGCGCGTGGGGACCGTTACACGCGCTGAAGTGTTCGCAGAGGCTAAAATTCCGGCCCACAAAGTCTGGGTGGATTTCGGCGAGGATGTAGGTGAACTCAAGACCAGTGCCCGGGTGACAGACCTCTACACCCCCGAAGAACTTGTCGGGCGTCAGGTTGTGGGCGTGGTCAACTTCCCGGTCAAGCAGATCGGCCCCATCCGCTCGGAGTTTCTACTGACCGGTTTTCCAGATGAGAATGGACATATCGTGCTGGCTGTGCCTGACAAGCGGGCACCCAATGGCTCGAAACTCGCGTAG
- a CDS encoding mechanosensitive ion channel family protein — protein MIDGLSIPTDLLVLVAGILGLALVAYVAMRVWVLRLVHAFVRRTKGEWDDKVMEHNVFQLLAWFPVVLILYRGAEYLPSYQAVIQRALGAWLFVLVMLLVSRVLDALNAIYETYPVSHRRPMKSYLQMFKLFLFLIGGIVAVCLLLNTSPWGVLSGLGALTAVLMLVFKDTILSLVASVQLTANDLVRKGDWIEMPSAGVDGDVEDIALHTVKIRNFDKTIVALPTSRLISDSFRNWRGMSEAGARRMKRAVYIDQSSIKFVPDEELGRFEALELLVPYLRARREEIAAYNQEHDYDRTKSPVNGRGMTNLGLFRAYVRAYLLGHPKVRNDLTLLVRHLNPDAAKGLPLEIYCFADTTEWAAYEDIQADILDHVLAAMPEFGLRAYQRNALTDGRV, from the coding sequence ATGATTGATGGTCTTTCCATACCTACCGATCTCCTTGTCCTGGTCGCGGGGATTCTTGGCCTCGCCCTTGTGGCGTATGTGGCCATGCGCGTCTGGGTGCTGCGGCTGGTGCATGCCTTTGTTCGCCGCACCAAGGGCGAATGGGATGACAAGGTCATGGAGCATAATGTCTTTCAGCTTCTGGCCTGGTTCCCGGTCGTATTGATACTCTATCGTGGGGCGGAATATCTGCCGTCGTATCAGGCTGTGATCCAACGCGCGCTGGGAGCTTGGCTTTTCGTGCTGGTGATGCTCTTGGTCAGCCGGGTCCTGGACGCCCTGAACGCCATCTATGAGACCTACCCCGTCTCACATCGCAGACCCATGAAGAGCTACCTGCAGATGTTCAAGCTGTTCCTGTTTCTGATTGGCGGTATTGTTGCCGTATGCCTGCTGCTGAATACCTCGCCCTGGGGGGTGCTGTCCGGGCTGGGTGCACTTACCGCAGTGCTGATGTTGGTCTTCAAGGATACGATTCTCTCACTGGTGGCCAGCGTGCAGCTGACGGCCAACGATCTGGTACGCAAGGGCGATTGGATCGAGATGCCCAGTGCCGGGGTGGATGGCGATGTGGAAGACATTGCCCTGCATACCGTGAAGATTCGAAATTTCGATAAGACTATTGTAGCCCTCCCCACATCCAGGTTGATCAGCGATTCATTCCGCAACTGGCGGGGCATGAGCGAGGCCGGGGCGCGGCGCATGAAACGTGCGGTGTATATCGACCAGTCATCGATCAAATTCGTGCCCGACGAGGAGCTTGGACGTTTCGAGGCCCTGGAACTTCTGGTTCCTTATCTGCGTGCACGGCGTGAGGAGATCGCGGCGTATAATCAGGAGCATGATTATGATCGCACCAAGAGCCCGGTCAATGGCCGGGGCATGACCAACCTGGGATTGTTCCGAGCCTATGTGCGGGCCTATCTGCTGGGCCACCCCAAGGTGCGGAATGATTTGACGCTCCTGGTCAGGCACTTGAACCCGGACGCTGCCAAGGGGCTGCCCCTGGAAATCTACTGTTTTGCGGATACCACGGAATGGGCTGCCTATGAGGACATTCAGGCCGACATTCTGGACCACGTGCTGGCCGCCATGCCCGAGTTCGGGCTGCGGGCCTATCAGCGCAATGCCCTGACTGATGGTCGGGTCTGA
- a CDS encoding MFS transporter — protein sequence MTAESQTKSGSRQVRAWCLYDWANSAYVTTVAVAVLPAYFAAAVVPQGGVVVAGVTFSAASLWGYLISACALAVFILAPLLGAVADHSGFRRRFLMTFCIMGSIASVLLLTTGPGLVWWTMALFFVAQVGFVGGNVFYDAFLPHVAAPGDMDRVSGRGFAYGYLGGGLQFALSLGLIAGHAQLGLDKDLAARLAMAFAGVWWGGFALLTFRGLREPAGAPLPGGERGVGAVPAYLRLGLTRVRGVWGRARAVPGLTMFLAAFLFYNDGVQTVISMATIYGKTELGLSNTVLMLTLLIIQFVSIFGAELFSRLAGLMTTRRALMLAVALWGGVAVYAYGMDSAAEYFAMGGIVGLVMGGSQALSRSMYARLIPADRSAEFFGYFSVVSRLSAIAGPFVFAVVAQATGSSRGAILWLVGFFAVGFVLLSLVRDPDPEEQR from the coding sequence ATGACCGCAGAATCGCAGACCAAATCCGGGTCCAGACAGGTTCGGGCCTGGTGCCTGTATGACTGGGCCAACTCGGCCTATGTGACGACCGTTGCCGTTGCCGTGCTGCCAGCCTATTTCGCCGCAGCCGTCGTGCCCCAGGGGGGCGTGGTGGTGGCCGGGGTCACCTTCTCCGCCGCCAGTCTATGGGGCTATCTGATCAGTGCCTGTGCCCTGGCTGTCTTCATCTTGGCCCCGCTGTTGGGCGCGGTGGCTGATCACTCGGGATTTCGCAGGCGTTTCCTGATGACCTTCTGCATTATGGGCAGCATCGCCAGTGTGCTGCTCCTGACCACAGGGCCGGGATTGGTCTGGTGGACCATGGCGCTGTTCTTTGTGGCGCAGGTGGGGTTTGTGGGGGGCAATGTTTTTTACGACGCCTTCTTGCCCCATGTGGCCGCTCCCGGCGACATGGATCGCGTTTCGGGCCGGGGCTTTGCCTATGGGTACCTGGGAGGTGGGTTGCAGTTTGCCCTGTCTCTGGGGCTCATCGCCGGACATGCTCAACTGGGCTTGGACAAGGACCTTGCTGCCCGGCTGGCCATGGCCTTTGCCGGTGTGTGGTGGGGAGGCTTTGCTCTACTGACGTTCAGAGGTTTGCGTGAACCTGCTGGTGCGCCATTGCCGGGAGGAGAACGCGGGGTGGGGGCCGTACCCGCGTATCTGCGTCTGGGGCTGACCCGTGTGCGGGGTGTCTGGGGGCGTGCACGTGCCGTGCCCGGTTTGACCATGTTTCTGGCTGCTTTCCTCTTTTATAATGACGGCGTGCAGACCGTGATCAGTATGGCGACCATCTATGGCAAGACCGAATTGGGACTGTCCAACACCGTGCTCATGCTGACTCTGCTCATCATTCAGTTTGTCTCCATCTTTGGTGCCGAGCTGTTCTCACGTCTGGCCGGACTGATGACCACCCGCCGGGCGTTGATGTTGGCGGTGGCCCTCTGGGGCGGTGTGGCGGTCTATGCCTATGGCATGGATTCGGCGGCGGAGTATTTTGCCATGGGTGGAATCGTCGGGCTGGTCATGGGTGGCTCCCAGGCTCTGTCGCGGTCCATGTATGCCCGGCTTATCCCTGCGGATCGCTCGGCGGAGTTTTTTGGCTATTTTTCAGTGGTCAGCCGGTTGTCGGCCATTGCCGGTCCGTTCGTATTTGCGGTGGTGGCTCAGGCGACCGGTTCTTCGCGCGGGGCGATTCTGTGGTTGGTAGGCTTTTTTGCGGTGGGTTTCGTGTTGCTGTCTTTGGTGCGTGATCCCGATCCCGAGGAGCAACGCTGA
- a CDS encoding methyl-accepting chemotaxis protein yields the protein MRKSIKLKIILGLVVTITVPVVVILALLSMSIKEQSLDAFEKSTAIELEQVDNTMTLFVDEAKQNIVMVSEYDRLADVHDGMTTYLDDAETKPAAPDPDDELGQEWTRFFKLVQSNHKGYTDVYIGTKFGGFLISNATDLPGGYDPRIRPWYKDAVQSPDKAIASSAYMSTDGQAMISIAKAAKGPDKKVLGVAAIDISLADLTKMVGDIRLGETGYVMLVQGDGVILADPMHKEYNFKAIKELKVPAYSTFFALKSGTAEVELDGKAFFAHVFTSPGLGWKFVAMIEKAEIMAPAAAMVTNGIMVVAAALLLIVAVIWFFMDQSVIKPLNRVVAFMGGIAEGDYASRIDHKRVDEIGVIFNALNDMSATLADNIDEITAKTAEAEEKAHAAELATTEAEEARSRAERAKSEGMVQAAERLEAIVSRVTSAAEDISSHADGIRKGTDIQSERIQSTATAMEEMNATVLEVARNASDAAGGADEAMNKARSGAGIVSNVVDATGEVAERAGKMKEALGGLGHQAESIGAIMGVITDIADQTNLLALNAAIEAARAGEAGRGFAVVADEVRKLAEKTMQATKEVGDAINGIQEGTRQNIKAMDGSAAAVARSTELTQKAGDVLKEIVSDTEASAAQIQSIAAAAEEQSATSEEINSSIEEINRITVETSQGVAETTDALRELSEQMTELNDLIQELKSEG from the coding sequence ATGCGAAAATCCATCAAGTTGAAGATTATTCTGGGATTGGTGGTGACCATCACCGTGCCGGTTGTGGTCATTCTGGCTCTCTTGTCCATGAGCATCAAGGAGCAATCTCTGGATGCCTTCGAGAAGTCCACGGCCATTGAACTGGAACAGGTGGACAACACCATGACCCTGTTTGTGGACGAGGCGAAGCAGAATATCGTCATGGTCTCGGAGTATGATCGTTTGGCTGATGTTCACGATGGCATGACGACCTATCTGGATGATGCCGAGACCAAGCCCGCCGCGCCCGACCCGGACGATGAACTCGGTCAGGAATGGACCCGGTTCTTCAAGCTCGTACAGAGCAATCACAAGGGCTACACCGATGTCTACATTGGCACCAAGTTTGGCGGATTCCTGATCTCCAACGCAACGGACCTGCCCGGCGGGTATGATCCTCGTATTCGCCCCTGGTACAAGGATGCCGTGCAGAGTCCGGACAAGGCCATTGCCTCCAGTGCCTACATGTCCACCGACGGACAGGCCATGATCAGTATTGCCAAAGCTGCCAAGGGCCCTGACAAGAAGGTGTTGGGTGTTGCTGCCATTGACATTTCCCTTGCCGACTTGACCAAGATGGTTGGCGATATCCGCCTGGGTGAGACCGGATATGTGATGTTGGTGCAGGGCGACGGCGTTATCCTGGCCGATCCTATGCACAAGGAATATAACTTCAAGGCGATCAAGGAACTGAAGGTTCCTGCCTACAGCACATTCTTTGCCCTGAAGTCGGGGACAGCAGAGGTCGAGCTGGATGGCAAGGCCTTCTTTGCGCATGTGTTCACCTCGCCGGGTTTGGGCTGGAAGTTCGTTGCCATGATCGAGAAGGCCGAAATCATGGCCCCGGCTGCGGCCATGGTGACCAACGGCATTATGGTTGTCGCAGCGGCGTTGCTGCTTATCGTTGCAGTGATCTGGTTTTTTATGGACCAGTCCGTGATCAAGCCCCTGAATCGGGTTGTGGCGTTCATGGGTGGCATCGCCGAGGGCGACTACGCCTCGCGCATCGATCACAAGCGGGTGGATGAGATCGGAGTAATCTTCAATGCCCTGAATGACATGTCCGCGACCCTTGCCGACAACATCGACGAAATTACCGCCAAGACCGCAGAGGCCGAGGAAAAGGCACATGCCGCCGAACTGGCAACCACTGAGGCCGAAGAAGCCCGCTCGCGAGCTGAGCGAGCCAAGAGCGAGGGTATGGTCCAGGCCGCCGAACGACTGGAGGCCATTGTCTCGCGCGTGACTTCCGCTGCCGAAGACATCTCCTCACACGCCGATGGCATTCGTAAGGGTACGGATATTCAGAGCGAACGCATTCAGAGTACGGCTACGGCCATGGAAGAGATGAATGCAACGGTGCTGGAGGTTGCCCGCAATGCCTCCGATGCTGCCGGAGGAGCCGATGAGGCTATGAATAAGGCCAGAAGCGGAGCCGGCATTGTCTCCAACGTGGTCGATGCCACGGGTGAAGTCGCCGAGCGTGCCGGGAAGATGAAAGAGGCCTTGGGCGGATTGGGACATCAGGCCGAAAGCATTGGGGCCATTATGGGAGTGATTACCGATATTGCCGACCAGACCAACCTGCTGGCTCTGAACGCCGCCATTGAGGCTGCCCGGGCTGGCGAGGCCGGACGCGGGTTTGCCGTGGTTGCCGACGAGGTGCGCAAGCTTGCTGAAAAAACCATGCAGGCCACCAAGGAAGTCGGTGACGCCATCAACGGTATCCAGGAAGGCACGCGTCAGAATATCAAGGCCATGGATGGCTCGGCTGCAGCCGTTGCCCGCAGCACCGAACTGACCCAGAAGGCTGGAGACGTGTTGAAGGAGATCGTCAGCGATACCGAGGCCAGCGCGGCTCAGATTCAGAGCATTGCTGCCGCAGCCGAGGAACAGTCGGCCACCTCCGAGGAGATCAACAGCTCCATTGAGGAGATCAACCGCATCACGGTAGAGACCTCTCAGGGCGTGGCCGAGACCACAGATGCCCTGCGCGAACTGTCCGAACAGATGACCGAATTGAATGACTTGATTCAGGAGTTGAAGTCCGAGGGCTAG
- a CDS encoding HD domain-containing phosphohydrolase, with amino-acid sequence MADKILFVDDDQKILSSVRRLLEGRFELHTAGGGDEGLQVLHEKGPFAVIVSDIKMPGMDGLEFLARSRDVSPDSVRMVLTGYANLENAVDAVNSGYVFRFLAKPCSGENLDNAIAAALAQFTMLRDRAEMQTLRRLKDAMEGIITGFVNLVEARDPYTAGHQRSVTLLSVAIAESMGLEPDRIRGLRFASSVHDIGKVYVPAEFLNRPGRLTDVEFAIIKTHPQVGFDILDPVDFPWPVSTIVHQHHERLDGTGYPLGLSGDDILLEARIMAVADVVDAISSHRPYRPGHGVAKALQEVESKAGDFYDADAVAVCLDLFRNEKFTLDFKAGEGPRCEWLRCE; translated from the coding sequence GTGGCAGATAAAATTCTGTTTGTGGACGACGACCAGAAGATATTGTCTTCCGTGCGGCGACTGCTGGAGGGGCGTTTCGAATTGCACACGGCAGGAGGCGGTGACGAGGGACTTCAGGTCCTCCACGAGAAAGGGCCTTTTGCCGTCATTGTCTCGGACATCAAGATGCCGGGCATGGATGGTCTGGAATTTCTGGCCAGATCAAGAGATGTCTCTCCTGATAGTGTGCGCATGGTGCTGACGGGATATGCCAATCTGGAAAATGCCGTGGATGCGGTGAATAGTGGCTATGTGTTCCGTTTTTTGGCCAAGCCTTGCTCCGGTGAGAATCTGGATAACGCCATTGCGGCGGCCCTGGCACAGTTCACCATGCTCAGGGATCGCGCCGAGATGCAGACCCTGCGCCGCCTGAAGGATGCCATGGAGGGGATCATCACCGGGTTCGTGAATCTGGTGGAAGCCCGGGACCCATATACCGCCGGGCACCAGCGCAGTGTGACGCTGCTTTCCGTGGCGATTGCCGAGTCCATGGGGTTGGAACCAGACCGCATCCGGGGCTTGCGTTTTGCCTCCAGCGTGCATGACATCGGCAAGGTCTATGTTCCGGCCGAATTCCTGAATCGTCCCGGGAGGTTGACCGACGTGGAGTTCGCCATCATCAAGACACATCCGCAGGTGGGGTTTGATATTCTTGACCCTGTGGATTTCCCTTGGCCAGTGAGCACCATCGTGCACCAGCATCATGAACGTTTGGACGGGACGGGCTATCCACTTGGCCTGTCAGGTGATGATATCCTGCTGGAAGCCAGGATCATGGCTGTTGCCGATGTGGTGGATGCCATCAGTTCCCATCGTCCCTACCGGCCCGGGCATGGTGTGGCCAAGGCTCTGCAGGAAGTCGAGTCCAAGGCTGGAGACTTTTATGACGCCGATGCCGTGGCGGTCTGTCTTGATCTTTTCAGAAACGAGAAGTTCACTTTGGATTTCAAGGCCGGAGAAGGTCCCCGTTGCGAGTGGCTTCGATGTGAGTAG
- a CDS encoding response regulator, with product MKRRILFVDDEPKVLTGIRRMLFDMREEWELLFAAGGYQALEIIADKPVDVIVSDIRMPEMDGVELLGRVRKQYPEVTRIAMSGHSSAKVSALAALTVHQYLTKPCSVEDLKSVVNQALGRENILEDPALKRMVSRVDRLPSVPAIFQELTAELGKPEPSLPILGEIVARDVSMCAKILQLVNSSFFGFARHIESPQQAVTLLGVNVIKSLVLSVHLFAEFDAGKVPGFTLAYLWDHSRRVAALSRMVAEARGCSREDCDYAFIAGMLHDVGKLVLAENFVEEYNGCLEKVRSDGGIMWQSERNCLGVSHAEVGGYLMGLWGLPGPVADAIAYHHLPLACPESSAVLLAVHVANVMDHTVYVFSERSVIPVMDQQFLEQMGALDHVESWLETAREMIQESKDGDG from the coding sequence ATGAAGAGGCGAATACTGTTTGTGGACGATGAACCCAAGGTGCTGACAGGCATCCGGCGCATGTTGTTCGACATGCGCGAAGAGTGGGAACTCCTGTTTGCCGCAGGTGGATACCAGGCATTGGAAATCATTGCCGACAAGCCTGTGGATGTCATTGTCTCGGACATTCGAATGCCGGAAATGGATGGAGTGGAATTGCTGGGTCGGGTTCGTAAGCAATATCCGGAAGTGACCCGCATCGCCATGTCCGGCCATTCCAGCGCCAAGGTTTCGGCCTTGGCCGCGCTTACGGTGCACCAGTATCTGACCAAACCATGTTCCGTGGAGGATCTGAAGTCTGTCGTCAATCAGGCCTTGGGACGGGAAAATATTTTGGAAGATCCGGCTCTGAAGCGCATGGTCTCCCGGGTGGACAGACTGCCGTCGGTGCCGGCGATCTTTCAGGAACTGACGGCAGAGTTGGGCAAGCCCGAGCCTTCATTACCGATTCTTGGCGAGATTGTTGCCCGGGATGTGTCCATGTGCGCCAAAATCCTACAGCTGGTGAACTCATCGTTCTTTGGATTTGCGCGCCATATCGAGAGCCCGCAGCAGGCGGTGACCCTGTTGGGGGTCAATGTTATCAAATCACTGGTCCTGTCGGTGCATCTGTTCGCGGAATTCGATGCAGGCAAGGTGCCGGGATTCACGCTGGCCTATCTCTGGGATCACAGTCGCCGAGTGGCTGCTCTGAGCCGGATGGTGGCGGAAGCTCGGGGCTGCTCCAGGGAAGACTGTGATTATGCCTTTATCGCCGGGATGCTCCATGACGTCGGAAAGTTGGTCCTGGCCGAGAATTTTGTGGAAGAGTACAATGGCTGCCTGGAAAAGGTGCGCAGTGATGGTGGTATCATGTGGCAGAGCGAACGCAACTGTTTGGGCGTCAGCCATGCCGAAGTCGGTGGGTATCTGATGGGGTTGTGGGGGCTGCCCGGTCCGGTGGCGGATGCCATTGCCTACCACCACCTGCCCCTGGCTTGTCCCGAATCTTCCGCCGTGCTGTTGGCAGTCCATGTGGCCAATGTCATGGACCATACGGTCTATGTCTTTAGTGAGCGGTCGGTTATTCCAGTGATGGATCAGCAGTTTTTGGAGCAGATGGGGGCACTGGATCATGTTGAGAGTTGGCTGGAGACAGCACGTGAAATGATACAGGAATCGAAGGATGGCGACGGGTAG